A section of the Ochotona princeps isolate mOchPri1 chromosome 19, mOchPri1.hap1, whole genome shotgun sequence genome encodes:
- the LOC101524379 gene encoding zinc finger protein 354A isoform X2, whose protein sequence is MCSLWQGEDPWKVAKESAGGSSAGWKSGPKTTTSTQTQDSSFQVPIMKRSKRNRPWGLKSEKYDIYEVRLEKKQDKKENVQIVSVTNKKIPTLEKSHKNIECSRNANLKSVHTKQQMVSIEKTPPKCEIQGTTFKQNVNLPSQPKITAEKRYKCSMCEKTFINTSSLRKHEKNHSGEKLFKCKECSKAFSQSSALIQHQITHTGEKPYVCKECGKAFTLSTSLYKHLRTHTVEKSYRCKECGKAFSRRSGLFIHQKIHAGENPCKYNPGRKSSGCNTSFPGCQKSYSKKKSYVCNECGNTFKSSSSLRYHQRIHTGEKPFKCSECGRAFSQSASLIQHERIHTGEKPYRCNECGKGFTSISRLNRHRIIHTGEKFYNCSECGKALSSHSTLIIHERIHTGEKPCKCKVCGKAFRQSSALIQHQRMHTGERPYKCNECGKTFRCNSSLSNHQRIHTGEKPYRCEECGISFGQSSALIQHRRIHTGEKPFKCNTCGKTFRQSSSRIAHQRIHTGEKPYECNTCGKLFNHRSSLTNHCKIHIEEDP, encoded by the coding sequence gtTGGAAAAGTGGTCCTAAAACCACAACATCAACTCAAACACAAGACTCCTCATTTCAGGTACCAATCATGAAGAGATCCAAAAGGAACAGACCTTGGGGCTTGAAATCAGAAAAATATGACATATATGAAGTCAGATTAGAGAAAAAACaggataaaaaggaaaatgttcagATAGTTTCAGTCACCAACAAAAAAATCCCAACTCTAGagaaaagccataaaaatatTGAATGTAGCCGTAATGCTAATTTAAAGTCAGTGCATACTAAGCAACAAATGGTTTCCATAGAAAAAACACCACCAAAATGTGAAATACAAGGAACCACTTTCAAACAGAATGTGAATTTACCCAGTCAACCAAAAATCACAGCAGAGAAGCGATATAAATGCAGTATGTGTGAAAAAACTTTCATTAACACTTCATCCCTTCGtaaacatgagaaaaatcatagtggagagaaattatttaaatgtaaagAATGTTCTAAAGCGTTTAGCCAAAGTTCAGCTCTTATTCAACATCAAATAACTCATACTGGAGAAAAGCCCTACGTGTGCAAagaatgtgggaaagcctttaCTCTCAGTACTTCGCTTTATAAACATCTAAGAACACATACTGTAGAGAAATCCTACAGATGCAAagaatgtgggaaagccttcagtCGAAGGTCAGGCCTTTTTATACATCAAAAAATCCATGCTGGAGAAAACCCCTGTAAATATAACCCAGGCAGAAAGTCATCTGGTTGCAACACATCCTTTCCTGGATGTCAAAAAAGTTATTCCAAGAAGAAGTCTTATGTGTGTAATGAATGTGGCAACACCTTTAAATCTAGCTCATCCCTGCGTTaccatcagagaattcacactggagagaaaccttTTAAATGCAGCGAATGTGGGAGAGCCTTCAGTCAGAGTGCCTCTCTTATCCAACATGAAAGAATCCACACTGGAGAAAAACCCTATAGATGCAATGAATGTGGAAAAGGCTTCACTTCTATTTCACGACTCAATAGACACCGAATAATTCATACCGGGGAAAAATTTTATAATTGCAGTGAATGTGGGAAAGCCTTAAGTTCTCACTCAACGCTCATTATTCATGAGAGAATCCATACTGGAGAGAAACCTTGTAAATGTAAAGtgtgtgggaaagccttcagaCAAAGCTCAGCGCTCATCCAACATCAGCGAATGCATACTGGGGAAAGACCCTATAAGTGTAACGAGTGTGGGAAAACGTTCAGGTGTAACTCATCCCTTAGTAATCATCAGAGGatccacactggagagaaaccatATCGATGCGAGGAATGTGGGATATCGTTTGGCCAAAGTTCAGCTCTGATTCAGCATCGACGGATTCATACGGGAGAGAAGCCATTCAAGTGTAACACATGTGGGAAAACTTTTAGACAGAGCTCATCACGTAttgcacatcagagaattcatactGGAGAAAAGCCCTATGAGTGTAACACATGTGGGAAACTTTTCAATCACAGGTCATCCCTTACTAATCACTGTAAAATTCATATTGAAGAGGATCCCTAG